The Lolium rigidum isolate FL_2022 chromosome 2, APGP_CSIRO_Lrig_0.1, whole genome shotgun sequence genomic interval gccgaccctgcctctccggcgcatcaccacttttcttctctcgccgtccgatacGTGCGAGTCCTTACTgcaaagacggtgccagcctccctagcatcatgccgacccctgttgccgcgcttcgaggccgtgtctcacgcgccctgcactcttcgcctttttgcccggtgaacgaatagactaatcgttggaataaggaagccgatgacggccgatcgcaatttaatcttgcgaccgtccgtcatcggtttccttattccaacgatcagtctattggttcaccgggcaagaaggcaaacagtgcagggcgcgggacacacggcctgaagcgcggcaacacggcccggcataatgctgggcaggccgacacggtctttgcatcaaggactcgttcactggacggcgagggactgccgtggttctgcgccggagaggcagatcggcgttgttgtgtcgtcaagcacccgttcacggaacgacggccggggaaagggggcccttcgcaaagtatacttgcggtgtatactgcaactatggtttcgaccatagtatttgtgttgaccaacaatgtatgaggcacttattccattttttcattccatttgctttgagattttcaaaatgccgatgattaaaatgtttggtcaccgtacactcgggggtggcgtaagtgagcctggtaagatagcacaaatatcaatctcttgtgcatcggacttggtctcacttacaccgtccctgaatgttaatatttgtgttgaccaacaatgtatgaggcatttattccatttctcttgtgcatcggacttgttggtctcactttcttccattttcatcatagtaggaactggatgaagacccgatgcaagcgagcctggtgggtagagatgagggagcaaaggaggaaccgaatgaagactactttgtatctcgaaattgtgatgaattaagagttgtatgcaaaatatttaacacttgccactatatatgtatctcgatcggactctaagtaatgtgatgatgatgtctatgttatatctgtgcaatgtacatgctatttatattatatctgcaacTGTATATAATCTGTATATTATATGTATATTGTTGTGTATAACCTGTATGTGTCAGGGAGCTCAAAATCTTGTATAATACgagcaatttctgtggcgcactgaaacgaacttctgtggcgcacctttttccgtggcgcactaaagtactggtgcgccacagaaaccttaattctgtggtgcataagaaggtgcgccacagaaaccttatttttgtggcgaagtttctgtggcgcaccatccatgcgccacagaatctattTTTGATGCGCCACtaatgagccttttcctactagtgttcacACACTAAGGCTAGCTGATACAGTAAACATATCAAAAGAAGAGTTATTTGCATCTACATAGGAAGACTGAGAATTCATACCCTTGTAGATTGTAATCTCTCAATGACACCCCTTCGTAGCAAGAACATGATAGAAACCGTTCTAAGTTTCTTCTATAGTGGAGCTACAAAAAGTGTATTCACACACGAACGCGTCACCGTGTACCCTCGATGCCGAGCGGTAACACGTGCCTATTGAGGCTCACCGGAAGTGCGGTACACAGGATGGTTCGGCGGGCGGTTTTGAGGCCAGAAATCCCGCTCGCCTGGGAGGGACCCAACAGGGCGCATGACTGCTTTGGGCAGCTCTAGGTTGGCCTAAGCGCCCCTACAGTCCCTCCAACCTAAAGAACGACAAAGAATGAGTAGATATATACAAGGGAGAGGGATAAAAACTAGATAAACACTAAAAAGTAGTAGATGTGTTTGTTCGAGTGGTGTTGTTTCAATCGGTCGGTACCCGTAAACCAAATTTGTGTCTAACTTGGATGGGCAAACTCGAACTTTTCATAATTGTTTGGTCAAAACTTGTTGGTACCTTTCAGGACACTTTTGAGTCAGTAAACATCTAGAGGTTGCATAATATCTCGGATTGCGTTGATCCAAAAAAAGTAAAGCTGCTTGTTTTAAGGAGACGCACAATTTTTATTTCTATTACTTTTTTATTTGAAGTTATCTTAAAGGAGCTTTAGTGAAGCCTTTATATATCGATCGTGGAGGTCACTGACTTCTAGCATAATCGATTATCAAATCTTATCATCACACAGACCTGACACGCTGGATATGGTGTCTCCTCAATGGGAAATAATTGACGCATTTGGAAGAGCTCCATACTCATTTCCTCATCAGGATGGGAATATGTTTTTGATTAGATATTGCTTCTAAACGAGTGCCAACACGAACCCCCAATGGTCAATTAGTTAAGAAAGAAATTAACTGCAAATTCGAAAATGAAATAGACAAAATTCATTCAAACACCGAGGATTCAAACAAAGTTTGATTTTTTAAACTTAAATTAAAACAGAAATCTAGTCCAAACGGGCGGTTGAAGACGCTCCAGTCAAGGGCTGGGCCATTGTCCGTCTCATCTCCGCCACCATCGTTAACGTCGTCGTCCCAAAGGAAGACGTGAAGCCGCTGTTGTCGCTGCCTGAAAAAACATATCTCCATAAttatggttttgtgtgtttgattacAACATGTGTGATAATCTAATGTGGCTTAGTGTGTAGATATAATCTATATTGTTTTCGTAATGAGAAGAATTAAAAGGGAAGAGTCATTTGTTGAAAAGTAAGAAAACAAGAATTACCAGGCCCCAAAATTCGGCTAAGGACTTCAGGTCCAGGCTCCCAGTATATACCCCCCCCTCCCCCCGGAAATTTCAGTCGAGGGGGTATAAGTACCCCATTCTTCCCCCAAGCTCAAGCTGCTCACTCTCTCCAAGTTCACccaccattgttgttgttgttgttgttgttgttgttgttgttgttgttgttgttgttgttacatctattgggagcctccaattcggtggtggatgtgtgccccaagaaccttgtaaaggcccggtttccgcctcgagaaaatctattagtggacaagtgagctaggcctttgtggcgttgctcaccggaaaatagggtgaggccttcgtggcgttggttaggcctttgtggcgaccacacccctccaacgtagacgtacttcccctcaaaaggaaggaactacggaaaTCATCCGTTGTGTCTCCGCGTTCTCCACTCCATCCTTGATTGCATTATTACATCTTGCAtatctatatcttgcttagttgtataccttgtcatctagggaaattcacatagttgcatatctagagaatttacctttgtgtcaagcctaaattaaaaaaagaactaaaaattgggtagcacctattcacccccctctaggtgcgccaTATGATACTTTCACCGCCATCCTTGTCCAAGCCGATGACGGTGCCACTATCGATGGCGGACCACCACTTGGTGTACACCTCGTTGGTCGTCAACACGTCGTTGATGGGCTCCGCCATGGTTTTGGCGAAACCAGGTGAGTCCTCATGATCGTCgggcctacgcaacgccgcctcgtGATGGAGATATTTCGCCACCTTCTTCTCCTCGAGGGGTGGGGTATGACTGGGACGACGGAAGTAGAGGCGTGCCCGAGGGAGcatcgcctcctccttctccttctttggcATGCGTAGGCCTAACTCGACCTTGGGGATGACAGGCCAAAAGACGATCCCACCAGTTCGACAAAAGGGACaccgtggcttcatcttcggcacGACGGGGCAGGGAGGTGACGAACACGTTGACGTCCTCAGGCGCGAGCGGACATGCGACTAAGGCTAGACGTAATGTGGCCGCCGCGGCATTCAAAATGGAAGCACCGGGCCTGTAGCCGTGTTGGGCGAGCACGGCTTCGACGTACCGGCCCTCCATCAGTTGCGACGGTTGTAGCGGTTGTACGGGCCGTTGTAGGGGTTGAAGGTCATCGTCGATGGTATCCTCGCTCCGCGACGAAGAGGGCCCCCAACATGTGTCTATTGGCAGCCTAGCTGGGGTCCACCTGCACCTCTGGCATGAGATCTCTCCCTCGCCACGTGACTTACTCGCCGTACACGCGTCGGAAACCCACACTGACACTTGAAGTCTGCCTCGTAGAAAATGCTAACTGTGCCGTTGTGTCGCTACCAGTACAGATCAACGCAACTTTGTCGACGTGTTGCCGACGACCCCCATTCAACCCCCTATATACAGGGCGAGCACGGGTTAAATGCCggtcaactaagcatgctcagttTGGGTGCACCTATACCCCGCCCGCGTGTGTGCGGTAGCCACACACACACATGGTTCCCTCTCGCCCCGCCCGTGTTGGGCCGACCCAGCCGCACAATAAAAGGTTGTTCTACGtttttctattgtttactttattttttttttagatttgaaacCTTGCAGAttataaaaaaatgttcaaagttgaaaaagttcaaatttgaagaagttcaaattcaaaatttgttcaaatgttaaatatgtttaaaatttgaaaattgctCCAATTCAAAATTTGCTTGAATTtgaaaatttgctcgaattttaaaaaaaatcgaatttgaaatttgcccgaatttgaaatttgctcgaatttgaaaaatattttcaaaactgaaaaaggaaaaaacagaaaaacaaaaccaACAGAAAACCaatcaaaccagaaaaaaatgTAAGTAAAAACGAAAAAACGAAAAACAGAACAAGATGGGCGCGGCCTTCTCGCTCTTTCAGGCAGGCGGGCATTAATCCGCCCCGCAGATGGGCGGGAAATAGGTTTTTCCCTCAGTTTGACGCCAACACGGTTTGAAGGGCCCTAGTGGGGAGCCATTTTGGGCCAGAGCCCCAAAGGCCGTTTGGGGCACTGGTGAGTGGTGGGGATGCTCCAAGTGATCTGAAATGCAGGTGTAGTAGTCCGTGGCGCTTCACCTCTCGATCGCTTTAATGGAGAAAGTAAGTTGAAGCATGGATTTTGTGTAGTGTGCATAAAATCAGCAGGATGATATTTTAAGATGTCATACATGGATATGGAACTGAACAGTGTGCATAAAATCAGCAGGATGACAAAAAACttgattgggaattacgacagagAACCTTCTTCCAAAACACCCAACAATCTGACAGTGCACAGCAACTCGATCATACAACCAAAGTTAAAGATTAAACATGTGTAAATTCATCAGATACACTTAAATTCATACAACATGTATCAACCATAATATAAGTTAAGATTAGACATGCAAACGGTGCCACAGCAACTCACTCCTGGAGTTTGATGGATCTCCTCTTTTGCTAAAAGGAAGACACAGTATTTTTCATAAATAAACAGGTTAACAGGTGCCCTTAATTAATACCATCAACAACAAAACAAAACCTTCAGGTGCATCTAGATCCTTGAAGGATACCACAGCCATCTCTCAGAATGGCTCCCTCCTTCAAGTCAAATTACGGTCTGCACATGAACAATAATGTGCCCCGATGAAGGTCAGCATGTAATTGTACTCATAAAATGCATTACTGATTCTCCTAAGTAGAAGCCAATGCTTTAAGTAATCAAAAGACAAGAAGGAAGAATACCGAATCAGCCTCCCTTCGCTGGCCTCATCACTTGTACGGCAGAAGAAACAAAATAAGTAAGGCCAAGCATCCATGCCCACTGGACAAACGGATTACGTAGCTTGCCTTCCTCAAGGAGACTGCATTCGGAAGTATCGAATATATAAGGACACGTCGATGTCATAGTTAGAAGTGCATCTAAGAAATTTTAGGCAAATACATACTGTCTAATGGTTCCACACACGACAAATCCATTGTCGATAGCAGCTTGCATTTTCTCCAGATTCTGATCTATCACATTGACCTGCACAGCACCAGAAAAATCAAGTAGTATTGTCAACTGGCTGTAAGTGAGAGACCTCGAAGTgtcatcactgctaatgctacctAAAACCTTACTAGAGAAATATAGTTTCAGGACTTCTGAAATGAGCTTGTTATTCTCTCCACAAAATGCTAAAATTTACACAACAGGAATGGAAATGGCATGAATCCGTCTGACAGAATGGAATTCAAACAgtattaaacaagttaaaaaatcTTTAAGGGTCCCAAGGCAATTTTTCCGTAAGAGAATATTCCATGTGGCCAACCCCAAGGCTCAGGGATATTGAACTTAAGAACCATGAACATTGCACactttaagaaaatggttgaacaAAGACTTAGAAAATAAGTATGACATGTTGAAACAGCTGATATATAAGAAGAAAATATCAGGTGATAACACTCTCTCAGGGGAAAAAAATGAAAGCAGGAAATTCCTTTTGGTCAGTCCTCATTAGAGCTAATAAAGATACCTTCTTCACTTGGTGCAAAGAAAAGTTGAGAGTGGGAGCAAACCCAGTCTGGGGAGGAGAAATCGATTGATGACAAGCCGAGTAAAATGAGCAAACGAAGTTTTGGGAGAACTAATCGACTGATGACAAGCCATTGATTCAAATGTGTTTCAGGCTGTTCACATAATTCAGAACCAAGGTTGCAAGGCGAGGTGCCTAACCCCCGCCTTACCTTTTATAACCACTTAAGGCTAGGCAAGGCGGCACCTTAGACATTGCACTCACAGAGCAATCAGCAGTTTAACGCATGTATTGCAAGGAAAAATAAGAAAGACTGAGAGATGGGCCACTATTTACACACTTCTCCGTTGCCCAAACGCCCAGTTAGTAGCCACATACTCCTCGCCATGTCCTAATTACTCTATACTCCTTCACCACAGCCGCCACATCCTTTCTGCTCTCTTTCCTCATGGTAGCAGCACACAAACCTAAATCTCCTCCCTTCTCCTCAGGTCCTCAACTCCCTCTCCGCAGCATGCCTTCTTTCTCAGAACAGCAGAGTAGATCATACAAGGAAGGTGATGACAGCAAAACTCATGCCAGGATGCTCGCTGGAGTGCTGGGAGGTGGCATTGTTGTCGTCTCCAAGCCGCTGGAACTGCCACAGTGACGATGCAGCTAGGAACAGGCGGTGGCATGTCCAATGGTACCACTGAGGCACCTGTACGCTTAATATCTAAGGCATGGAAGGCCCCTCACCATCCTGGGGCGCCTAAGCACTTAAGTATGATACGGCGATGCCTTCAAACAATGCATTGGGGTTTATGTGGTATCTAAGCTTAACAGTGCATTGAtgaaaaaatagatttcaaaaGGACCCTGTAGGGACACTTTCAACCTGAACAAAAGATGTACACTTTGGACACTAAAGGATAAATATTCCACAGGTTGCTTAATGTACAAAAAGCTGAAGATGACAGACAGTAATTTCCCATACAAATTATTCAGCAACGCAAATATAGCTCTGTGAATCAAAATTTTCAGGATGTTCATTACTAAATAATGAATCCTAACAAGGAACTTGTTGGCTGGAGAAGGTTTGTCCGCAGATAAAAAGTATCAATTTTTGATAATCTAGACACTGTGAATCATTTTTTTGTCTGTCCACTTGCTAATTATGCATGGCACGTAGTGAACTGTGCTTATAATCTAGAATCAACTACATGAAATGTTCAAAACAAGACACAAGATAATCCACACACACAAGAATCTGTCTGATACGTCCACCATTGGTGAGAGTAGAGATCACATCCTCAATTATTTAAGAACATGAGTTGAAAACATTTTTCGAAACGTTCTAATCTGTGAGAATCAGTCCATCTCTTGTAGATTTGATGAAGTCAAACGTTCAGAGGGAAAATAATGGAACCACATTGCAGACATGTGGGTAAACCAACATTGTGGCCAGAATAGGTTGGATGACATAGATTGGGCATCACACATGAACTATATGCATCATGATTCAACACCAGGATTAAGGTTTAAGGCTCAACCTGCTTTTCAGTAGGAATTAACTGAAAACAGCACGAAAAGAATTAACCTACAACACAGGTGGCCAGTGTTTGGTCCATTGAGAATTTGTGAATGCAAGTTAAGACTTAAGACTGCTGGGTGGCCCATGCGATAGTGATAATGAAGCAAGACCAAATCGTCACGTGGTGCAGTGCAGTAAGGGCGGTTACAATACGTGCAATAGGCAATTTGCAACCCTAAAAGACATGAGTAATAGGGAAAGGCTGCCTCACAAAGGGTAATAATACCCACCCAATCTTTTATTTATCCAACAAGACAAGAAATCGTGGAGAAGGTTTAGGGTATTTGTTCACCTGCTCGGCGGAAAGAGTAGGAGGCTTGCCGTTCTGCTCTTGTCCggagaggtggcggcgcggcacggCCGGGAGCCCAAGACGACGGCGGACGGCCGCTCCTGCAGCGGCGGGGGCTGCTACTGAGGGCTCACGGAGGAAGGAACCTCCCGGTGAGGCGGCCGAGAGGGCGCGGCGGATGGCCGGAGAACGCAGCAGAGACGACATGGTGGGTTTGCGCTTGCGCCGACGTTGAGGAAGAGGCCGAACCTAGGTCTTGCTTGTTTGTTTTAGAGATCTGGCTTTGATCAGCTAACCACAGAGGCCCATGAAACTAGTAGAACCCAGGTACTGTACAAGGCATAGGCCCAGCTTTTAAAGCCTTTTTCGCTACAGTAAGGCCCATAGAAGCGCGGCGCGTAGGTGGGCCTTGGTGAACGACGCACGCATActatatatatacatacacaatcCAGGCCAAGTTTGCGATCCCTCAatcaatcaagaaaaagaaaggccAAGTTTGTGATTAGATCCAAGAAATTCTCCCATCGGGGTAGAAACCCTAGCTAGCGAATCGAGCGACCATGTCGTCGGCGGTGCGATTCTTGGCTTCTGCGATGAAGACGACGCCTCCCCGGCCCCTTGTCCCCAACTACCAGGCGGTATTTGCATATCCTGTCCTCCCGCGCCTCCCCTTTCTTACTGGTGATTCGATCCAAGGCGGCGCTTGGGACGGGCGCTGGCCTCCATGCGCTGCAGTCCCGGTCATTGGCGCCTAGCGTCGACTAGTATTTGCGTTGGAAACTAGTACGTGGCCTAAGATTTGTGATGCTATTCAGGTGCTGGAGAAGGTCGAGAGGTTGAAGGCGGTCAATATCCAGGTGGACAGCATCTCCAAGTCTATTCAAGAGTTAGAGGCCAACGCCAGGAGCCAACGTGTGGTTTGGAGGTTCAATGAGAGGTACCAATTACTTCTACTCGACACAAATCAGGACTCATGCTACCTACTAG includes:
- the LOC124686490 gene encoding uncharacterized protein LOC124686490 — encoded protein: MSSAVRFLASAMKTTPPRPLVPNYQAVLEKVERLKAVNIQVDSISKSIQELEANARSQRVVWRFNERKIEHGLMRDDPAHRRSYHLSLGITSALMYFAPKASKRFS